In Mycetocola zhujimingii, one DNA window encodes the following:
- a CDS encoding LLM class flavin-dependent oxidoreductase has protein sequence MQLGVYTFGDIALNPESGQLESAEQQLRNTIERIRLADELGLDWFGVGEHHRPEYSITSPATVLAAAASVTKNIRLSSAVTVLSTEDPVRVFQQYSTIDLLTGGRVEIAAGRGSFIESFPLFGANLANYDELYEEKLGLLLEINGHERVTWHGKYRPALSDALILPRPHSGKLDIWIATGGNPESSMRAGYLGLPINYAIIGGSPEQFAPRARLYREAGAAAGHAASDLKVAVSGPGFVAKTSQEAKDTFFPYWHRSMTAIAAERGFMAPSRLGFDTETARRGAIFAGSPNEVADKIIALHGHLAHDRHALQMDWSGLPHPQVLRSIELLATEVLPQVRAELG, from the coding sequence ATGCAGCTGGGCGTCTATACCTTCGGGGATATCGCGCTGAACCCCGAGTCCGGGCAGCTGGAGTCCGCCGAACAGCAGCTCAGAAATACGATCGAGCGCATCAGGCTGGCCGATGAGCTCGGCCTCGACTGGTTCGGGGTCGGTGAGCACCACCGCCCGGAGTACTCGATCACCTCGCCGGCGACAGTGCTCGCGGCGGCGGCTTCGGTGACGAAGAACATCAGGCTCTCGAGCGCGGTGACCGTGCTCTCCACGGAAGACCCGGTCCGGGTGTTCCAGCAATACTCGACGATCGATCTCCTCACGGGAGGCCGGGTAGAGATCGCGGCCGGTCGCGGGTCATTCATTGAGTCGTTTCCGCTGTTTGGCGCCAACCTCGCCAACTACGACGAACTCTACGAGGAGAAACTCGGGCTCCTGCTCGAGATCAACGGACATGAGCGGGTGACCTGGCACGGCAAATACCGGCCCGCGCTGAGCGATGCGCTCATCCTGCCCCGGCCTCATTCGGGCAAGCTCGACATCTGGATCGCCACCGGAGGAAACCCTGAGTCGTCGATGCGCGCCGGATATCTCGGGCTTCCGATCAACTACGCCATCATCGGTGGATCGCCCGAGCAGTTCGCGCCACGTGCCCGGCTGTATCGCGAGGCGGGAGCGGCGGCCGGCCACGCGGCATCCGACCTCAAAGTCGCCGTCTCAGGCCCGGGCTTTGTGGCGAAAACGAGCCAGGAAGCGAAGGACACGTTCTTCCCGTACTGGCACAGGTCGATGACGGCGATTGCGGCTGAGCGCGGTTTCATGGCGCCGAGCAGGCTGGGGTTCGACACCGAGACGGCCCGCCGGGGCGCGATTTTCGCGGGAAGCCCGAACGAGGTGGCCGACAAGATCATTGCGCTGCACGGTCATCTCGCGCACGATCGGCACGCACTGCAGATGGACTGGTCGGGTCTCCCCCACCCACAGGTGTTGCGGTCGATCGAGCTGCTCGCGACCGAGGTGCTCCCGCAGGTGCGCGCCGAGCTGGGCTAG
- a CDS encoding dihydrolipoyl dehydrogenase family protein has product MTEKQYDLIVLGAGPVGENVADYATKAGLTCVIVERELVGGDCSFWACIPSKALLRPPSARDSALRVAGSKQSVTGPLDVAAVLARRDSFVSDWDDTGSLPWLESAGIDLVRGHGRLTGVRTVEVTTDAGETVLLEARQAVAVCTGSEALIPHIPGLAEAKPWTSRNATGVKEVPESLAIIGGGVVAAEMATAFIALGSTVTVIARSGLLSGLEPFAGEAVMTRLRTDGATVLHGAPVGVSRDDDGRAVIELDSGETVTATEVLVATGRTPRTTDIGLETVGLTPGDWIDVDDSLRVDGVDGGWLYAAGDVNHRVLLTHQGKYQGRAAGKAIAARVTNPETVAEPWGDLAASADHERVPSVIFSEPQVATVGLTAAAAEKAGYRTRVVDYDLGAVSGSGLHADGYEGHARMVVDEDRGVALGVTFVGQDVAELLHAATIAVVGEVPLTRLWHAVPAFPTMSEIWLRLLETYRTGE; this is encoded by the coding sequence ATGACTGAGAAGCAGTACGACCTCATCGTCCTCGGGGCAGGACCGGTGGGTGAGAACGTCGCTGATTACGCGACGAAAGCTGGCCTCACGTGCGTGATCGTCGAGCGCGAACTTGTCGGCGGCGATTGCTCGTTCTGGGCCTGTATCCCCTCGAAGGCGCTGCTGCGGCCGCCGTCGGCCCGTGACTCTGCGCTGCGGGTGGCCGGCTCGAAGCAGTCCGTCACCGGGCCGCTCGATGTCGCTGCGGTGCTCGCGCGACGCGACTCGTTCGTGAGCGACTGGGACGACACCGGTTCACTGCCCTGGCTCGAGAGCGCGGGGATCGACCTCGTCCGTGGGCACGGCCGGCTCACCGGAGTGCGCACCGTCGAAGTGACGACGGATGCCGGCGAGACAGTCCTTCTCGAGGCCAGGCAGGCCGTCGCCGTGTGCACCGGGTCCGAGGCGCTGATCCCCCACATTCCCGGCCTCGCCGAAGCGAAACCGTGGACGAGCCGCAACGCGACGGGCGTCAAGGAGGTGCCGGAGTCGCTCGCCATCATCGGCGGTGGAGTGGTTGCCGCCGAGATGGCGACCGCGTTCATCGCACTCGGGTCGACGGTGACCGTCATCGCCAGAAGTGGATTGTTGTCAGGACTCGAACCGTTCGCTGGCGAAGCGGTGATGACGCGGCTTCGCACCGACGGCGCCACTGTCCTCCACGGCGCACCCGTCGGAGTCAGCCGCGACGACGACGGCCGGGCGGTCATCGAGTTGGATTCCGGCGAAACCGTCACGGCCACCGAGGTTCTCGTCGCGACCGGCCGCACGCCGCGAACGACAGACATCGGGCTCGAGACCGTCGGGCTCACACCGGGCGACTGGATCGACGTCGACGATTCGCTCCGTGTCGACGGAGTGGACGGCGGCTGGCTGTACGCGGCGGGCGACGTCAACCACCGTGTGCTCCTCACCCACCAGGGCAAGTACCAGGGCCGGGCCGCCGGGAAGGCGATCGCCGCCCGCGTGACCAACCCTGAAACCGTCGCCGAACCGTGGGGTGACCTGGCGGCATCCGCTGACCACGAACGCGTGCCATCGGTGATTTTCAGCGAGCCGCAGGTGGCGACGGTTGGACTCACCGCTGCCGCGGCGGAGAAGGCCGGCTATCGCACGCGCGTCGTCGACTACGACCTCGGTGCTGTGTCGGGTTCGGGTCTCCACGCCGATGGATACGAGGGCCACGCGCGCATGGTGGTGGATGAGGACCGTGGCGTTGCGCTCGGGGTGACCTTTGTCGGACAGGATGTGGCGGAGCTGCTGCACGCAGCCACCATCGCGGTCGTCGGTGAGGTGCCGCTCACCCGGTTGTGGCACGCGGTGCCCGCGTTCCCGACGATGAGTGAGATCTGGCTTCGGCTGCTCGAGACCTACCGGACCGGAGAGTGA
- a CDS encoding arginase family protein: protein MATFMVVPSWQGSGSSRAMRLIDGADAIRGDLPSTATVRVEVPVEAGESLDTGVHRLSSLLAVREHQLAALREATSPVITIGGGCAVALGSVEYAAADGDVCVLWIDAHTDLNDAVSSPSGSFDGMVLRSLLGEGIPELASTAPLDPSQVVILGARSMDDAEQAVIEERSIRMLSVDDWTPESVIEAVSASGASKVFIHIDLDVLDPADIAGTSWAEPFGLPAAHLVDLIGAVRGSFELAGATICGFAPSSPERAVDDLPTILRIIGALAR, encoded by the coding sequence ATGGCGACTTTCATGGTGGTGCCTTCGTGGCAAGGTTCCGGTTCTTCCCGAGCGATGCGACTCATCGACGGCGCCGACGCGATTCGCGGCGACCTGCCGTCCACGGCGACGGTTCGGGTCGAGGTCCCCGTTGAAGCCGGGGAATCACTCGACACCGGGGTGCACCGGCTCTCGTCGCTCCTCGCCGTCCGCGAGCACCAGCTTGCCGCTCTTCGCGAGGCGACCTCGCCGGTGATCACGATCGGCGGAGGGTGCGCTGTTGCCCTTGGCTCGGTCGAATACGCGGCCGCGGACGGCGATGTCTGCGTCCTGTGGATCGACGCCCACACCGACCTCAACGACGCCGTGTCGTCACCATCCGGTTCATTCGACGGCATGGTGCTGCGCTCGCTGCTCGGCGAAGGTATTCCCGAGCTGGCATCCACCGCTCCGCTCGATCCGTCACAGGTCGTCATTCTCGGTGCACGCTCGATGGACGATGCTGAGCAGGCCGTGATCGAGGAACGTTCGATCCGGATGTTGTCTGTCGACGACTGGACGCCGGAATCCGTGATCGAGGCGGTTTCGGCATCCGGAGCATCGAAGGTCTTTATTCACATCGACCTCGATGTGCTCGACCCCGCTGACATCGCGGGCACATCGTGGGCTGAACCGTTCGGCCTCCCTGCGGCACACCTCGTTGACCTCATCGGGGCCGTCCGAGGCTCGTTCGAACTCGCGGGTGCCACAATCTGCGGCTTCGCGCCGTCGAGTCCCGAACGAGCGGTCGATGACCTGCCCACGATCCTGCGAATCATTGGAGCACTCGCGCGCTGA